A window from Pseudomonas sp. MRSN 12121 encodes these proteins:
- a CDS encoding inorganic triphosphatase — translation MQKETEIKLRVSRETLAALREHPLLKKRNKSGWEHRELMNQYFDTPERDLARAKVALRLRRDGEEVIQTLKTRGQSVAGLSERNEYDWHLAKAKLDLKKLDGECWPEQLAELDKKTLKPLFTTDFVRERAEIAWGRGKAKVVIEAALDLGHVVAGKQKEEICELELELREGEPAALLELAAELAVTLPLMPCDISKAERGYRLFDANSYSLSLPAPELSASMPLDDAFAALTWHLLGSSQRLAEQYRFNGHWRLLQDWVDNLAELRALVSSLGQAAPRQATAELRAALDALLEDWRPLVQAGLDDEDVRKAAPEQFLEELQDVRWGLFSLNTSRWLLARTWAAERNTRGNRQGAAQLASWLPRLLAEEASALQLPRYQQQPEDLAEQLPRIERIQVWLHHARNVLEIPELDRLYGELNKLAQLAHAPISEEALEARKQQAITVFQNRAWKTLLRM, via the coding sequence ATGCAGAAAGAAACCGAAATCAAACTCCGCGTCAGCCGCGAAACCCTTGCCGCCCTGCGTGAGCACCCGCTCCTGAAAAAACGCAATAAAAGCGGCTGGGAACACCGTGAACTGATGAACCAGTACTTCGACACGCCCGAGCGCGACCTGGCCCGCGCCAAGGTCGCCCTGCGCCTGCGCCGCGATGGCGAAGAAGTGATCCAGACCCTCAAGACCCGCGGCCAGAGCGTCGCCGGCCTGTCGGAACGCAACGAATACGACTGGCACCTGGCCAAAGCCAAGCTCGACCTGAAGAAACTCGACGGCGAATGCTGGCCCGAGCAACTGGCCGAGCTGGACAAGAAAACCCTCAAGCCGCTGTTCACCACCGATTTCGTCCGCGAGCGCGCGGAAATCGCCTGGGGCCGCGGCAAGGCCAAGGTGGTGATCGAAGCCGCCCTGGACCTGGGCCACGTGGTGGCCGGCAAGCAGAAGGAAGAAATCTGCGAGCTGGAACTGGAACTGCGCGAAGGCGAACCGGCCGCCCTGCTGGAGCTGGCCGCCGAACTGGCCGTGACCCTGCCGCTGATGCCTTGCGACATCAGCAAGGCCGAGCGTGGCTACCGCCTGTTCGATGCCAACAGTTATTCCCTGAGCCTACCCGCGCCGGAACTGAGCGCCTCGATGCCGCTGGACGATGCCTTCGCGGCGCTGACCTGGCACCTGCTGGGCAGCAGCCAGCGCCTGGCCGAGCAATATCGCTTCAACGGCCACTGGCGCCTGCTGCAGGACTGGGTCGACAACCTGGCGGAACTACGCGCCCTAGTCAGCAGCCTGGGCCAGGCCGCACCGCGCCAGGCCACCGCCGAGCTGCGCGCAGCCCTGGATGCCCTGCTGGAAGACTGGCGCCCGCTGGTGCAGGCCGGCCTGGACGACGAAGACGTGCGCAAGGCCGCGCCGGAGCAGTTCCTCGAAGAACTGCAAGACGTGCGCTGGGGCCTGTTCTCGCTGAACACCTCGCGCTGGCTGCTGGCCCGTACCTGGGCCGCCGAGCGCAACACCCGCGGTAATCGCCAGGGCGCGGCGCAACTGGCCAGCTGGTTGCCACGCCTGTTGGCCGAAGAAGCCAGCGCCCTGCAACTGCCGCGTTACCAGCAGCAGCCCGAGGACCTGGCCGAGCAACTGCCGCGCATCGAACGCATTCAGGTCTGGCTGCATCACGCGCGCAACGTGCTGGAAATCCCCGAGCTGGATCGGCTGTACGGCGAGCTGAACAAGCTGGCGCAACTGGCCCACGCGCCGATCAGCGAAGAAGCCCTGGAAGCGCGCAAGCAACAGGCGATCACGGTGTTCCAGAACCGCGCCTGGAAGACCCTGCTGCGCATGTAA
- a CDS encoding Lrp/AsnC family transcriptional regulator translates to MHSELDAYDRRILALLQEDASLSSAQIAEQVGLSQSPCWRRIQRLKEEGVIRGQVTLLDRKKIGLNTQIFAEVKLNAHGRSNFTEFTEAIRGFPEVLECYVLMGAVDFLLRIVTPDIEAYERFFFEKLSMVPGIQEVNSIVALSEIKSTTSLPVLR, encoded by the coding sequence ATGCACAGCGAGCTGGACGCCTACGATCGACGCATTCTCGCCCTGCTGCAGGAGGACGCTTCGCTGTCCAGCGCACAGATCGCCGAGCAGGTGGGGCTGTCGCAGTCGCCGTGCTGGCGGCGTATCCAGCGGCTCAAGGAGGAGGGGGTGATCCGTGGCCAGGTGACCTTGCTCGACCGCAAGAAGATCGGCCTCAACACGCAGATCTTCGCCGAGGTCAAACTCAACGCCCACGGCCGCTCCAACTTCACCGAATTCACCGAGGCGATCCGCGGCTTTCCGGAGGTGCTGGAGTGTTATGTGCTGATGGGGGCGGTGGATTTCCTGCTGCGCATCGTCACGCCGGACATCGAGGCGTATGAGCGTTTCTTCTTCGAGAAGCTGTCGATGGTGCCGGGGATCCAGGAGGTGAATTCGATCGTCGCGCTGTCGGAGATCAAGTCGACGACGAGCTTGCCGGTGTTGCGTTGA